Proteins from a single region of Ischnura elegans chromosome 2, ioIscEleg1.1, whole genome shotgun sequence:
- the LOC124154103 gene encoding uncharacterized protein LOC124154103 encodes MKCVLALSFLLAAVSADAIHGVGVAAHVVSAPTSSQYHAQDELGQYEYGYSGPLSSKHEARSFDGVTRGGYSYVDGHGLVQSAEYVSDPHNGFRVAATNLPVGPGVPAPAVHHAPAVVAAAPAVTVHAAPAVVAAAPAVVAAAPVATFHAAPSTTVHVAPGSHTSQSSVVTPDGIVSHATVGHASVGPAVAHSSVVTHAGTSSVVSAPAYHGINLAHALAHPVAHSYLNPYNPYALSLLRKRRGLGYHGVALGHLPASTAPLVRGVALAAPAVHAYAAPAVHAYAAPAVHAYAPAAVHAYAAPAAVSYTSTSVVHSAPVVAPAVAAVHAAPVVAPAVAAVHAAPVASTRHHSQDVLGQYAYGYNDGVSAKEEVRTHDGVTRGAYSYVDPRGIVQSVHYAADGHGFRAAATNII; translated from the exons ATGAAGTGTGTG TTGGCGCTCTCCTTCCTCCTCGCCGCCGTCAGTGCGGACGCCATCCACGGCGTCGGCGTCGCCGCCCACGTGGTCTCCGCCCCAACCTCCAGCCAGTACCACGCTCAGGATGAGCTGGGACAGTACGAATATGGATACTCCGGACCCCTTTCCTCCAAACACGAGGCCCGCAGCTTCGACGGCGTGACCCGCGGCGGATACTCCTACGTCGATGGCCACGGCCTCGTGCAGAGCGCCGAGTACGTCTCCGACCCCCATAACGGCTTCCGCGTCGCCGCCACCAACCTCCCAGTTGGACCCGGCGTCCCCGCACCCGCCGTCCACCACGCTCCCGCCGTAGTGGCTGCTGCTCCCGCAGTCACCGTCCACGCCGCTCCCGCCGTGGTCGCCGCCGCTCCCGCCGTCGTCGCCGCCGCACCCGTGGCCACCTTCCACGCCGCACCCTCCACCACCGTCCACGTCGCCCCCGGCTCCCACACCTCCCAGTCCTCCGTGGTCACCCCTGACGGCATCGTCTCCCACGCCACTGTCGGCCACGCTTCCGTCGGACCCGCCGTTGCCCACTCCTCCGTGGTGACCCACGCCGGCACCTCCTCCGTGGTCTCCGCACCCGCCTACCACGGCATCAACCTCGCCCACGCCCTCGCTCACCCCGTTGCTCACTCCTACCTCAACCCCTACAACCCCTACGCCCTGAGCCTTCTCCGCAAGAGGCGCGGTCTTGGCTACCACGGAGTCGCCCTGGGACACCTCCCCGCATCCACCGCTCCCCTCGTCCGCGGAGTCGCCCTCGCCGCACCCGCCGTCCACGCCTACGCCGCACCCGCCGTCCACGCCTACGCCGCACCCGCCGTCCACGCTTACGCACCCGCCGCAGTCCACGCCTATGCTGCACCCGCCGCAGTGTCCTACACTAGCACCTCCGTCGTTCACTCCGCACCCGTCGTCGCTCCCGCCGTCGCAGCCGTGCATGCCGCACCCGTGGTCGCACCCGCTGTTGCCGCCGTCCACGCCGCACCCGTCGCTTCCACCCGCCACCACTCCCAG GACGTCCTCGGACAGTACGCCTACGGATACAACGATGGAGTGTCCGCCAAGGAGGAGGTGAGGACCCACGACGGAGTGACCCGCGGTGCCTACTCCTACGTCGACCCCAGGGGCATCGTCCAGAGCGTGCACTACGCCGCCGACGGACACGGCTTCAGGGCCGCCGCCACCAACATCATCTAA